From Carnobacterium alterfunditum DSM 5972:
AAAACTTTGATATGGTGGGACAAAGTTGGTTGTGTGAAATCGAAATGTTCTAAAATATCACAGGCGCACATCTCTCCACACGACAACATATCTAGTATTTTTACACGTTTGGGTTCCGACAAAGCTTTGGCAATCTTCGCATAGTCTTCATAACTCATTATTATCTTCCTTTCTACTTCTAAAGTGAGATTTTTGATTCTTTTGGCTATAACTGATTTAAAACCTATAAATAAATAAATAAATAAATAGATAGATAGATAGATACCTATGTATGTACTATAAAACTTTATTTATGTATAGTCAATTGTAAATAACAGGAATCAAAAAAGTGCTGTACAAGAAATTTCCTGTACAACACTTTTAAAAATCTAATTATTTTTTCAATATCTCGATAATTTCTTCCGGTTTAGCTACTTTTCCGTAAGAAACGACTTTCTCGTCGATGACAAGTGCGGGTGTCCTCATAACGCCATACGCTACGATTTCTTGCAGATCGGTCACCTTTGTGATAGTTGCTTCCATGCCTAAAGTCTTCAATGCTTCTTCTGTATTTCCAGCCAATTTCACACAATTTTTACAACCTGAACCTAAAATTTTGATTTCCATAATAAAATTCCTCCTAGTTAATAGTTATAGTTTTTCACATAAAGAATGGTGTAAAGAAGTTAAATAAGTAGCCGATCAGGATAATTCCTAAAACGACGACCATGAAGAAAACAGCCAGTAGTTTCGGCTTTACAACCTGCTTTAGCATGATAAGCGACGGCAAGGACAAAGCTGTCACACTCATCATGAAGGCTAGGACTGTCCCTAAGCCGACACCTTTTGCAGCTAACGCTTCCGCAATCGGCAAAGTTCCGAAGATGTCCGCGTACATTGGTACACCAACAAAGGCCGCTACTAATACGGAGTACTATTTATCTTGACCCAGGATGGCGGTAATAATTGATTCCGGTATCCAGTTATGGATAGCCGCACCAATTCCAACACCAATCAAAATGTAGGGCCATACTTTCTTGACGACATCTTTTACTTGTTCCACACTAAAAGAAATTCGGTCTTTTCTGGTTAATTCCGCTTCGGAAACATCGCCATTGCGAGTACCATAAACAAAAGATGCGACTTGATCCTCCAGATGCGCTTTTCCGATAATAGTTCCACCGGCTACTGCTAGAATCAAACCAACGATCATATAGGCAAAGGCAATCCGCCAATTAAAGATGCTTCCTAGCAAGATGGCGGATGCCAAATCGACTAATGGGGAAGAGATCAAGAAGGAAAACGTTACTGCTAACGGCAATCTAGAACCGGTGAATCCGATGAATAAAGGAATCGAAGAGCAGGAACAAAAAGGCGTCACCGTACCAAGTAAAGCAGCCAATATATTAGCTGTCACGCCACTGAAGTTACCTGAAATCTTTTTCGTCCGTTCTGGTGGGAAGTAACTTTGAATATAAGAAATCATAAAAATCAATAACAATAACAGAATAAAGATTTTTACGGTATCAAAAAGAAAAAAATTGCAAACTAGCCCCGACACGGTCAGTGATATCTAATCCAAAAATATTTTCGACTAATTTACCCATCAGATCGTTTAACCATACCATTTTGAATAGCTGATCATTCAGCCAAGTAAATACATTCATTGTTTTCATCTCCTATATTTTTTTATACAGGCATCCCGCTAGACATATGCTTAAAGAAAGTCTTCAAGGCATTCAAGGATTCGTGGTCGATGGTATATTTCACCATGCTGCCATCTTTTCTGCTGACGACCAAACCGCTATCGCATAAAGTTTTCATGTGATAAGAAAGCGTCGGCTGCGTTATCGAAAATTCTCTCAACAAATCGCAGGCGCATAATTCACCATCCCCTAACAAATCAATGATTTTTAATCTTGTTTCATCCGATAAAACTTTTAAAGCTTTTGCATATACTTTATAATCTTGTTCCATCAAAAACACTCCTTCCATCATTGTCGTCACAATGATCTTTATTCATTTAAAAATAGCAATAACATTCATGAATATCAATATCGAATTTCATCTATATTTATTAGTATATTCTGATATAGATAAATATCAATATCTTTTTTATTTTACGCTACTGACAAAATCAAGATAAAAAAAAGAGGATTCTACTGCTTATACGCGGTAGAATCCTCTTTCAGCTCAAACTATACTTATACTAAAACAACTGTCAGTCTTCTTTTTTTATTATTTTATCAGCGGTTTTGAAACTTTCATGAAAGACCGTTCCTCCACGTTCATAAAGTGGTTCTTTGATGCCTTCATTATGGTTTACGACCCGACCTAATGCAAAAAAGTAATCAGACAAACGGTTCACAAAGATTTGTACTTGCCTATTTGTTTTTTCTTCTTCGTTAATAAAAGTTACTATTCTTCGTTCTGCTCTTCTAGTAACCGCTCTAGCTAATTGCATAAGCGAAGCCACAGGAGAACCCCCTGGAATGATAAATTTATCAACTTCTACGGGGATAGGTGTATAGTAGTCGATACGTTGTTCCAAGAATTTGATTTCTTCTTCCGTGATCTTATATGGTATTTTTTCATCAGGCACTGCTAAATCGGTGCCGCAATCGAATAAGAAATGTTGGATCATAAGAAGTTCATCTTTCAACTCAAGATTTTCCCCATCAACTTGGCTGACAATAAGACCTATTAAGGAATTCAATTCATCGATCGTGCCATAAGCTTCTACTCGAGTAGC
This genomic window contains:
- a CDS encoding ArsR/SmtB family transcription factor, whose amino-acid sequence is MEQDYKVYAKALKVLSDETRLKIIDLLGDGELCACDLLREFSITQPTLSYHMKTLCDSGLVVSRKDGSMVKYTIDHESLNALKTFFKHMSSGMPV
- a CDS encoding cob(I)yrinic acid a,c-diamide adenosyltransferase translates to MQYYTKRGDQGNTNIITGRTVRKDATRVEAYGTIDELNSLIGLIVSQVDGENLELKDELLMIQHFLFDCGTDLAVPDEKIPYKITEEEIKFLEQRIDYYTPIPVEVDKFIIPGGSPVASLMQLARAVTRRAERRIVTFINEEEKTNRQVQIFVNRLSDYFFALGRVVNHNEGIKEPLYERGGTVFHESFKTADKIIKKED
- a CDS encoding thioredoxin family protein encodes the protein MEIKILGSGCKNCVKLAGNTEEALKTLGMEATITKVTDLQEIVAYGVMRTPALVIDEKVVSYGKVAKPEEIIEILKK